A window of Cryptomeria japonica chromosome 3, Sugi_1.0, whole genome shotgun sequence contains these coding sequences:
- the LOC131044367 gene encoding multiprotein-bridging factor 1c, translated as MPSRPGGPVTQDWTPVVLHKRPQKSSESRDPKAVNAALRAGAKVETLKKFDGGQNKKTQQPVVNARKLEEETEPAALQKISPEVRQAIQKARLEQKMSQAELAKRINERPQVVQEYESGKAVPNQAILSKMERALSIKLRGKISK; from the coding sequence ATGCCGAGCAGGCCCGGGGGTCCTGTAACGCAAGACTGGACGCCTGTAGTCTTGCACAAACGGCCTCAGAAATCGAGTGAATCGCGCGATCCAAAAGCTGTAAACGCTGCACTGAGGGCTGGCGCAAAGGTTGAAACCCTAAAGAAATTTGACGGTGGGCAGAACAAGAAGACGCAACAGCCTGTTGTTAATGCCAGAAAGCTTGAAGAGGAGACCGAACCAGCCGCGCTTCAGAAGATTTCGCCGGAGGTTCGGCAGGCTATTCAGAAGGCTCGACTTGAGCAGAAAATGAGCCAAGCTGAATTGGCGAAGCGTATAAATGAGAGGCCTCAAGTTGTTCAGGAGTATGAGAGTGGGAAAGCTGTGCCAAATCAGGCTATTTTGTCTAAGATGGAGAGGGCTTTAAGCATAAAACTTAGAGGGAAGATTTCCAAGTAA